From the genome of Glycine max cultivar Williams 82 chromosome 2, Glycine_max_v4.0, whole genome shotgun sequence, one region includes:
- the LOC100802350 gene encoding methyl-CpG-binding domain-containing protein 4-like isoform X1, whose amino-acid sequence MKRTLSQGSVDIYAAQCKNCLKWREIDTQEEFEEIRSKVTEEPFLCSRKANSSCDEPGDIEYDSTRTWVIDKPNLPKTPQGFKRSLVLRKDYSKLDAYYITPAGKKLRTRNEIAAFLKDNPEFKGVSASDFDFSSPKIMQDTIPEIIEQKDSANKKVKIAKDEV is encoded by the exons ATGAAG AGAACACTAAGCCAGGGTTCAGTTGATATATATGCTGCTCAGTGCAAAAATTGTTTGAAATGGAGAGAGATTGATACACaggaagagtttgaagagattAGAAGTAAAGTGACTGAGGAACCTTTTCTTTGCAGCAGAAAGGCTAATAGTTCCTGTGATGAACCTGGTGATATTGAATATGATTCCACTCGGACGTGGGTCATTGACAAGCCTAACCTCCCGAAGACTCCACAAGGTTTTAAGAGGAGCTTGGTGCTTAGAAAAGACTACTCCAAATTGGACGCTTACTACATCACACCTGCAGGCAAAAAACTGAGAACCCGCAATGAGATTGCTGCGTTTCTAAAAGATAATCCAGAATTCAAAGGTGTGTCTGCTTCggattttgatttttcttccccAAAGATAATGCAAGACACCATCCCAGAGATTATTGAGCAGAAGGATTCTGCTAACAAGAAAGTTAAGATAGCCAAAGATGAGGTTTGA
- the LOC100794233 gene encoding probable LRR receptor-like serine/threonine-protein kinase RKF3, giving the protein MISLFHLFLFLSLPLSCLCDTCPLNFTILGSTKPSSFDTSRCQVISQSLRLVLSDYLRRSGFFLPPLNASDTCWTHFQSYVNNFDPTYNITSSCGFQTSWISQGCNNVTTKQDFESLVPQPSLQNIRNNCNQSLENNSPCALCTSSFSPLPPLGDSVGNLTHCTDYAFIYAAAFANRFGPSDPGTAKCLFSLQFSSNNNNSSSKRKKVIIAVVSVVCVLVVLLLALWVWVYCKLEDKVLAGDKDVRVSEISLVSGLDSMEQSTTLIRFTFDDIKKATKNFSRDNIVGRGGYGNVYKGLLPDGSEVAFKRFKNCSASGDASFTHEVEVIASVRHVNLVALRGYCSVTTRLEGYQRIIVCDMVKNGSLHDHLFGSNGMKLSWPIRQKIALGTARGLAYLHYGAQPAIIHRDIKASNILLDDKFEAKVADFGLAKFNPEGMTHMSTRVAGTMGYVAPEYALYGQLTERSDVFSFGVVLLELLSGRKALQMNNDGQPSALTDWAWSLVRTGKALSVIEDGMPQPGSEQVLEKYVLIAVLCSHPQLYARPTMDQVVKMMETDESVPSIPERPIPLVAGRLDIERSVSSSGSGQLSSPTGYQSYTIESDRQSSNSRDERSSSSSSRILSTD; this is encoded by the exons ATGATTTCCCTCTTCCAcctctttctcttcctatctctccctctctcttgtCTATGTGACACGTGTCCCCTGAACTTCACCATCCTGGGCAGCACGAAACCCAGCTCCTTCGACACCTCGCGGTGCCAGGTGATCAGCCAATCCCTCCGCCTCGTCCTATCCGACTACCTCCGCCGCAGCGGCTTCTTCCTCCCTCCCCTCAACGCCTCCGACACATGCTGGACCCACTTCCAGTCCTACGTTAACAACTTCGACCCAACCTACAATATCACCTCCTCCTGCGGTTTCCAAACCTCGTGGATCTCCCAAGGCTGCAACAACGTCACCACCAAACAAGACTTCGAGTCCCTGGTCCCTCAACCATCCCTCCAGAACATCCGTAACAACTGCAACCAATCGCTCGAGAACAACTCCCCCTGCGCCCTCTGCACCTCTTCGTTTTCCCCTCTCCCGCCACTGGGAGACTCCGTCGGAAACCTCACCCACTGCACCGACTACGCTTTTATCTACGCCGCCGCTTTCGCCAACCGCTTCGGCCCCTCCGACCCCGGCACCGCCAAGTGCTTGTTCTCCCTTCAGTTCTCCTCTAACAACAACAATTCCTCCTCCAAGAGAAAAAAG GTTATTATTGCTGTTGTTTCTGTTGTCTGTGTCTTGGTCGTGTTACTGCTGGCTCTCTGGGTTTGGGTTTATTGCAAGCTGGAAGACAAGGTTTTGGCCGGGGATAAGGATGTTCGTGTCTCGGAAATCAGTTTGGTTTCTGGATTGGATTCCATGGAGCAGAGCACAACCTTGATCAGGTTCACTTTTGATGATATTAAGAAAGCAACCAAGAATTTCTCGAGGGATAACATAGTTGGGAGAGGTGGCTACGGGAATGTGTACAAAGGCTTGCTTCCTGATGGGAGCGAGGTTGCGTTTAAGAGGTTCAAGAATTGTTCTGCTTCCGGTGATGCAAGCTTCACTCACGAAGTTGAGGTTATTGCAAGTGTCAGACATGTCAACCTTGTTGCTTTGAGAGGCTATTGTTCTGTTACTACTCGTTTGGAAGGTTACCAGAGGATCATTGTTTGTGATATGGTGAAAAACGGGAGCCTCCACGACCATTTGTTTGGTTCTAATGGTATGAAATTGAGTTGGCCAATTCGTCAGAAGATTGCTCTAGGCACTGCTAGAGGGTTGGCTTATTTGCATTATGGGGCTCAACCTGCAATCATTCATAGAGATATTAAAGCAAGTAATATACTTCTTGATGATAAGTTTGAAGCTAAAGTTGCAGATTTTGGACTAGCCAAGTTCAACCCTGAGGGGATGACACATATGAGCACTAGGGTTGCTGGAACAATGGGGTATGTTGCTCCTGAATATGCTTTGTATGGGCAATTGACAGAGAGAAGCGATGTGTTCAGTTTTGGGGTTGTGCTTCTTGAGCTTTTGAGTGGGAGGAAGGCTCTTCAGATGAACAATGATGGTCAACCTTCTGCTTTGACTGATTGGGCTTGGTCATTGGTTAGAACGGGTAAAGCTTTGAGTGTTATTGAAGATGGCATGCCACAACCGGGTTCAGAACAAGTTCTTGAGAAGTATGTGTTAATTGCTGTGCTTTGTTCTCATCCACAGTTGTATGCTAGGCCTACAATGGATCAGGTTGTTAAAATGATGGAGACTGATGAATCAGTGCCTTCAATACCTGAAAGGCCAATTCCTCTTGTTGCTGGGAGGCTTGATATTGAGAGATCTGTGAGTAGTAGTGGCTCTGGTCAGCTCTCTAGTCCAACGGGTTATCAATCATATACTATAGAAAGTGATCGTCAATCTTCTAATTCTAGGGATGAAAGAAGCTCAAGCTCTAGCTCTAGGATTTTGAGTACAGATTGA
- the LOC100793172 gene encoding putative E3 ubiquitin-protein ligase RF298 isoform X3, whose amino-acid sequence METMRASDTGNSSFCSQSCGSWPSVIVPEMDKTDDGEDRQDKGCKNKRKLTHPSILPASFPSSLIEFPRYQLPVPQSGLNGFSPSELWAELFREDEPELYMHELVDWNDPIASQLEELLLSNLQAIFSGALKRVVELGFDARLVEMSLSRKALYIEEGDPVSNIVHQTVNVLKGEDDTITDFIFDNFQHLLHYTMVEMISVVREVRPSLTVGEAMWLLLICDLNLSLACAVEDRLSVVCNGENSTSSSSPQSNCSSPTFQKDLSTNHQNQKSEEPKFGSFQNSANNQGPHASGGVKIKAENASLPITAETSSGTSGIPAHECKSGPCSKRHNRKEIAALRQRFLHMEKTYRSCGKGSFKSGGKSGTLPAKDTISTSRMVNANTSTPGNMSKPKSELSFSVKILDYCADIPFDEALGKYVPRDEKDRLILKLITRVQELQNELHGWNNWTNQKVMQVTNRLGKLQAEFKTLRKEKQDAELLKKDKKIVEENAVKRISEMENAMENTKKQIESAASATLVLEAENSLLKKELDAAKLWVVKSMTSHQQALEREQMALKQAQILESQNSLLRDELEREKHKLFNLQQELHKETNLQAKVEGRLAKERAAKEKLLAQAASIKKEREQLEQHMKSEEDMARKKAATDLQKYVEDIGKLEKELVDLKLKSDSEKIAALRRCVDVRNDSFSRTKSAPNMKGNKKSDTSQTLVSYQDKLAAGSLRREQECVMCLSEEMSVVFLPCAHQVVCPECNELHEKQGMKECPSCRAPIQRRIHARFARH is encoded by the exons ATGGAAACAATGCGTGCGTCAG ATACTGGAAATTCCTCATTTTGCTCTCAGTCTTGCGGTTCTTGGCCGAG TGTAATTGTTCCTGAAATGGACAAAACAGATGATGGCGAGGACAGACAGGATAAAGGGTGTAAGAACAAGAGAAAATTAACTCATCCTTCTATACTGCCTGCTAGTTTTCCATCATCTCTGATTGAGTTCCCTCGGTATCAATTACCGGTTCCACAAAGTGGCTTAAACGGATTTAGTCCATCTGAGTTGTGGGCAGAGTTGTTTAGAGAAGACGAACCTGAACTTTATATGCATGAGCTTGTGGATTGGAATGATCCTATTGCAAGCCAGCTTGAGGAACTACTGTTGTCTAATTTGCAAGCGATTTTCAGTGGTGCACTCAAGCGGGTTGTTGAATTAGGCTTTGATGCAAGATTGGTTGAAATGTCCCTTTCAAGGAAGGCCCTTTACATTGAGGAAGGAGACCCTGTCTCAAATATTGTACATCAGACGGTGAATGTTTTAAAGGGGGAAGATGATACTATTACAGATTTTATATTTGACAATTTTCAGCACTTGCTGCATTACACCATGGTGGAGATGATCAGTGTTGTTCGTGAAGTCAGACCCTCCTTGACAGTTGGTGAAGCAATGTGGCTTTTGCTGATATGTGACTTGAACCTTTCACTAGCTTGTGCAGTGGAAGATCGTCTGAGTGTTGTTTGTAATGGGGAAAACTCCACCAGTTCTTCCAGTCCCCAATCAAATTGCAGTTCACCAACTTTCCAGAAGGATTTGTCCACCAATCACCAGAATCAAAAGTCTGAAGAACCAAAGTTTGGAAGTTTCCAGAATTCTGCCAACAACCAAGGTCCTCATGCTTCAGGAGGGGTAAAAATTAAGGCAGAGAATGCTTCATTGCCAATTACTGCAGAGACATCCTCTGGAACTTCAGGGATTCCTGCCCACGAATGTAAATCAGGACCTTGTTCTAAGCGGCATAACAGGAAAGAAATAGCAGCACTTAGACAGAGATTCCTTCATATGGAGAAAACTTACAGGTCTTGTGGAAAAGGAAGTTTTAAATCAG GAGGTAAGTCTGGAACATTACCTGCAAAGGATACAATATCTACTTCTCGGATGGTGAATGCAAACACTTCAACACCTGGCAATATGTCCAAACCAAAATCTGAGCTAAGCTTTTCTGTCAAGATTCTTGATTACTGTGCTGATATTCCTTTTGATGAGGCTTTGGGTAAGTATGTCCCACGGGATGAGAAGGATAGGCTAATTTTGAAGTTAATAACTCGAGTGCAAGAATTGCAGAATGAGCTACATGGCTGGAACAACTGGACAAATCAGAAGGTTATGCAGGTTACCAATAGGCTTGGCAAACTACAGGCTGAGTTTAAAACTCTGAGGAAGGAGAAGCAAGATGCTGAACTGttgaaaaaagataagaaaattgtGGAGGAGAATGCTGTGAAGAGGATATCTGAAATGGAGAATGCCATGGAAAATACTAAAAAGCAAATTGAGAGTGCTGCTTCTGCTACTCTTGTGTTAGAGGCAGAAAATTCCTTGTTAAAGAAGGAGTTGGATGCTGCTAAGTTGTGGGTTGTAAAGTCAATGACAAGCCATCAACAAGCACTGGAGAGAGAGCAGATGGCTCTTAAACAGGCCCAGATATTGGAAAGCCAGAACAGTTTGCTTCGAGATGAGCTTGAGAGAGAGAAGcacaaattatttaatctgCAACAGGAGCTACACAAAGAGACAAATCTTCAAGCCAAGGTTGAG GGTAGATTGGCTAAAGAGAGAGCTGCAAAAGAAAAGCTCCTTGCACAGGCTGCATCCATTAAAAAGGAGAGAGAGCAACTTGAACAGCACATGAAATCTGAGGAGGATATGGCTAGAAAGAAGGCAGCTACTGATCTGCAGAAATATGTGGAAGATATTGGAAAGCTAGAGAAGGAGTTGGTTGACTTGAAACTAAAATCTGATTCTGAAAAAATAGCAGCACTTCGTAGGTGTGTTGATGTAAGGAATGATAGTTTCTCAAGAACCAAGAGTGCTCCAAACATGAAGGGAAACAAGAAATCTGATACGTCACAAACATTGGTGAGCTACCAAGACAAATTGGCTGCTGGAAGTTTGAGGCGTGAGCAGGAGTGTGTCATGTGCCTATCAGAGGAGATGTCAGTAGTTTTTCTGCCATGTGCACATCAGGTTGTGTGTCCTGAATGCAATGAGCTCCATGAGAAACAAGGGATGAAGGAATGCCCTTCATGTAGGGCCCCAATCCAACGTAGGATTCATGCTAGATTTGCTCGGCATTAG
- the LOC100793172 gene encoding putative E3 ubiquitin-protein ligase RF298 isoform X2 translates to MDKTDDGEDRQDKGCKNKRKLTHPSILPASFPSSLIEFPRYQLPVPQSGLNGFSPSELWAELFREDEPELYMHELVDWNDPIASQLEELLLSNLQAIFSGALKRVVELGFDARLVEMSLSRKALYIEEGDPVSNIVHQTVNVLKGEDDTITDFIFDNFQHLLHYTMVEMISVVREVRPSLTVGEAMWLLLICDLNLSLACAVEDRLSVVCNGENSTSSSSPQSNCSSPTFQKDLSTNHQNQKSEEPKFGSFQNSANNQGPHASGGVKIKAENASLPITAETSSGTSGIPAHECKSGPCSKRHNRKEIAALRQRFLHMEKTYRSCGKGSFKSGKVTNVSSLVVEKRLKPPSEIPNQQMKCGSSNMISTKGVRSANVACHVSNNDASVLPAGGKSGTLPAKDTISTSRMVNANTSTPGNMSKPKSELSFSVKILDYCADIPFDEALGKYVPRDEKDRLILKLITRVQELQNELHGWNNWTNQKVMQVTNRLGKLQAEFKTLRKEKQDAELLKKDKKIVEENAVKRISEMENAMENTKKQIESAASATLVLEAENSLLKKELDAAKLWVVKSMTSHQQALEREQMALKQAQILESQNSLLRDELEREKHKLFNLQQELHKETNLQAKVEGRLAKERAAKEKLLAQAASIKKEREQLEQHMKSEEDMARKKAATDLQKYVEDIGKLEKELVDLKLKSDSEKIAALRRCVDVRNDSFSRTKSAPNMKGNKKSDTSQTLVSYQDKLAAGSLRREQECVMCLSEEMSVVFLPCAHQVVCPECNELHEKQGMKECPSCRAPIQRRIHARFARH, encoded by the exons ATGGACAAAACAGATGATGGCGAGGACAGACAGGATAAAGGGTGTAAGAACAAGAGAAAATTAACTCATCCTTCTATACTGCCTGCTAGTTTTCCATCATCTCTGATTGAGTTCCCTCGGTATCAATTACCGGTTCCACAAAGTGGCTTAAACGGATTTAGTCCATCTGAGTTGTGGGCAGAGTTGTTTAGAGAAGACGAACCTGAACTTTATATGCATGAGCTTGTGGATTGGAATGATCCTATTGCAAGCCAGCTTGAGGAACTACTGTTGTCTAATTTGCAAGCGATTTTCAGTGGTGCACTCAAGCGGGTTGTTGAATTAGGCTTTGATGCAAGATTGGTTGAAATGTCCCTTTCAAGGAAGGCCCTTTACATTGAGGAAGGAGACCCTGTCTCAAATATTGTACATCAGACGGTGAATGTTTTAAAGGGGGAAGATGATACTATTACAGATTTTATATTTGACAATTTTCAGCACTTGCTGCATTACACCATGGTGGAGATGATCAGTGTTGTTCGTGAAGTCAGACCCTCCTTGACAGTTGGTGAAGCAATGTGGCTTTTGCTGATATGTGACTTGAACCTTTCACTAGCTTGTGCAGTGGAAGATCGTCTGAGTGTTGTTTGTAATGGGGAAAACTCCACCAGTTCTTCCAGTCCCCAATCAAATTGCAGTTCACCAACTTTCCAGAAGGATTTGTCCACCAATCACCAGAATCAAAAGTCTGAAGAACCAAAGTTTGGAAGTTTCCAGAATTCTGCCAACAACCAAGGTCCTCATGCTTCAGGAGGGGTAAAAATTAAGGCAGAGAATGCTTCATTGCCAATTACTGCAGAGACATCCTCTGGAACTTCAGGGATTCCTGCCCACGAATGTAAATCAGGACCTTGTTCTAAGCGGCATAACAGGAAAGAAATAGCAGCACTTAGACAGAGATTCCTTCATATGGAGAAAACTTACAGGTCTTGTGGAAAAGGAAGTTTTAAATCAGGTAAGGTTACAAATGTTAGCAGTTTGGTTGTTGAAAAAAGACTCAAGCCACCATCTGAAATTCCTAATCAACAAATGAAATGTGGCTCCTCAAATATGATAAGCACAAAAGGAGTTCGTTCAGCAAATGTAGCATGCCATGTTTCAAACAATGATGCATCTGTTTTGCCTGCAGGAGGTAAGTCTGGAACATTACCTGCAAAGGATACAATATCTACTTCTCGGATGGTGAATGCAAACACTTCAACACCTGGCAATATGTCCAAACCAAAATCTGAGCTAAGCTTTTCTGTCAAGATTCTTGATTACTGTGCTGATATTCCTTTTGATGAGGCTTTGGGTAAGTATGTCCCACGGGATGAGAAGGATAGGCTAATTTTGAAGTTAATAACTCGAGTGCAAGAATTGCAGAATGAGCTACATGGCTGGAACAACTGGACAAATCAGAAGGTTATGCAGGTTACCAATAGGCTTGGCAAACTACAGGCTGAGTTTAAAACTCTGAGGAAGGAGAAGCAAGATGCTGAACTGttgaaaaaagataagaaaattgtGGAGGAGAATGCTGTGAAGAGGATATCTGAAATGGAGAATGCCATGGAAAATACTAAAAAGCAAATTGAGAGTGCTGCTTCTGCTACTCTTGTGTTAGAGGCAGAAAATTCCTTGTTAAAGAAGGAGTTGGATGCTGCTAAGTTGTGGGTTGTAAAGTCAATGACAAGCCATCAACAAGCACTGGAGAGAGAGCAGATGGCTCTTAAACAGGCCCAGATATTGGAAAGCCAGAACAGTTTGCTTCGAGATGAGCTTGAGAGAGAGAAGcacaaattatttaatctgCAACAGGAGCTACACAAAGAGACAAATCTTCAAGCCAAGGTTGAG GGTAGATTGGCTAAAGAGAGAGCTGCAAAAGAAAAGCTCCTTGCACAGGCTGCATCCATTAAAAAGGAGAGAGAGCAACTTGAACAGCACATGAAATCTGAGGAGGATATGGCTAGAAAGAAGGCAGCTACTGATCTGCAGAAATATGTGGAAGATATTGGAAAGCTAGAGAAGGAGTTGGTTGACTTGAAACTAAAATCTGATTCTGAAAAAATAGCAGCACTTCGTAGGTGTGTTGATGTAAGGAATGATAGTTTCTCAAGAACCAAGAGTGCTCCAAACATGAAGGGAAACAAGAAATCTGATACGTCACAAACATTGGTGAGCTACCAAGACAAATTGGCTGCTGGAAGTTTGAGGCGTGAGCAGGAGTGTGTCATGTGCCTATCAGAGGAGATGTCAGTAGTTTTTCTGCCATGTGCACATCAGGTTGTGTGTCCTGAATGCAATGAGCTCCATGAGAAACAAGGGATGAAGGAATGCCCTTCATGTAGGGCCCCAATCCAACGTAGGATTCATGCTAGATTTGCTCGGCATTAG
- the LOC100802350 gene encoding Methyl-CpG-binding domain-containing protein 4-like — protein sequence MKSGQEISKTPSSSKRTLSQGSVDIYAAQCKNCLKWREIDTQEEFEEIRSKVTEEPFLCSRKANSSCDEPGDIEYDSTRTWVIDKPNLPKTPQGFKRSLVLRKDYSKLDAYYITPAGKKLRTRNEIAAFLKDNPEFKGVSASDFDFSSPKIMQDTIPEIIEQKDSANKKVKIAKDEV from the exons ATGAAGAGCGGTCAAGAAATCTCAAAAACACCATCCTCTTCTAAG AGAACACTAAGCCAGGGTTCAGTTGATATATATGCTGCTCAGTGCAAAAATTGTTTGAAATGGAGAGAGATTGATACACaggaagagtttgaagagattAGAAGTAAAGTGACTGAGGAACCTTTTCTTTGCAGCAGAAAGGCTAATAGTTCCTGTGATGAACCTGGTGATATTGAATATGATTCCACTCGGACGTGGGTCATTGACAAGCCTAACCTCCCGAAGACTCCACAAGGTTTTAAGAGGAGCTTGGTGCTTAGAAAAGACTACTCCAAATTGGACGCTTACTACATCACACCTGCAGGCAAAAAACTGAGAACCCGCAATGAGATTGCTGCGTTTCTAAAAGATAATCCAGAATTCAAAGGTGTGTCTGCTTCggattttgatttttcttccccAAAGATAATGCAAGACACCATCCCAGAGATTATTGAGCAGAAGGATTCTGCTAACAAGAAAGTTAAGATAGCCAAAGATGAGGTTTGA
- the LOC100793172 gene encoding putative E3 ubiquitin-protein ligase RF298 isoform X1, translated as METMRASDTGNSSFCSQSCGSWPSVIVPEMDKTDDGEDRQDKGCKNKRKLTHPSILPASFPSSLIEFPRYQLPVPQSGLNGFSPSELWAELFREDEPELYMHELVDWNDPIASQLEELLLSNLQAIFSGALKRVVELGFDARLVEMSLSRKALYIEEGDPVSNIVHQTVNVLKGEDDTITDFIFDNFQHLLHYTMVEMISVVREVRPSLTVGEAMWLLLICDLNLSLACAVEDRLSVVCNGENSTSSSSPQSNCSSPTFQKDLSTNHQNQKSEEPKFGSFQNSANNQGPHASGGVKIKAENASLPITAETSSGTSGIPAHECKSGPCSKRHNRKEIAALRQRFLHMEKTYRSCGKGSFKSGKVTNVSSLVVEKRLKPPSEIPNQQMKCGSSNMISTKGVRSANVACHVSNNDASVLPAGGKSGTLPAKDTISTSRMVNANTSTPGNMSKPKSELSFSVKILDYCADIPFDEALGKYVPRDEKDRLILKLITRVQELQNELHGWNNWTNQKVMQVTNRLGKLQAEFKTLRKEKQDAELLKKDKKIVEENAVKRISEMENAMENTKKQIESAASATLVLEAENSLLKKELDAAKLWVVKSMTSHQQALEREQMALKQAQILESQNSLLRDELEREKHKLFNLQQELHKETNLQAKVEGRLAKERAAKEKLLAQAASIKKEREQLEQHMKSEEDMARKKAATDLQKYVEDIGKLEKELVDLKLKSDSEKIAALRRCVDVRNDSFSRTKSAPNMKGNKKSDTSQTLVSYQDKLAAGSLRREQECVMCLSEEMSVVFLPCAHQVVCPECNELHEKQGMKECPSCRAPIQRRIHARFARH; from the exons ATGGAAACAATGCGTGCGTCAG ATACTGGAAATTCCTCATTTTGCTCTCAGTCTTGCGGTTCTTGGCCGAG TGTAATTGTTCCTGAAATGGACAAAACAGATGATGGCGAGGACAGACAGGATAAAGGGTGTAAGAACAAGAGAAAATTAACTCATCCTTCTATACTGCCTGCTAGTTTTCCATCATCTCTGATTGAGTTCCCTCGGTATCAATTACCGGTTCCACAAAGTGGCTTAAACGGATTTAGTCCATCTGAGTTGTGGGCAGAGTTGTTTAGAGAAGACGAACCTGAACTTTATATGCATGAGCTTGTGGATTGGAATGATCCTATTGCAAGCCAGCTTGAGGAACTACTGTTGTCTAATTTGCAAGCGATTTTCAGTGGTGCACTCAAGCGGGTTGTTGAATTAGGCTTTGATGCAAGATTGGTTGAAATGTCCCTTTCAAGGAAGGCCCTTTACATTGAGGAAGGAGACCCTGTCTCAAATATTGTACATCAGACGGTGAATGTTTTAAAGGGGGAAGATGATACTATTACAGATTTTATATTTGACAATTTTCAGCACTTGCTGCATTACACCATGGTGGAGATGATCAGTGTTGTTCGTGAAGTCAGACCCTCCTTGACAGTTGGTGAAGCAATGTGGCTTTTGCTGATATGTGACTTGAACCTTTCACTAGCTTGTGCAGTGGAAGATCGTCTGAGTGTTGTTTGTAATGGGGAAAACTCCACCAGTTCTTCCAGTCCCCAATCAAATTGCAGTTCACCAACTTTCCAGAAGGATTTGTCCACCAATCACCAGAATCAAAAGTCTGAAGAACCAAAGTTTGGAAGTTTCCAGAATTCTGCCAACAACCAAGGTCCTCATGCTTCAGGAGGGGTAAAAATTAAGGCAGAGAATGCTTCATTGCCAATTACTGCAGAGACATCCTCTGGAACTTCAGGGATTCCTGCCCACGAATGTAAATCAGGACCTTGTTCTAAGCGGCATAACAGGAAAGAAATAGCAGCACTTAGACAGAGATTCCTTCATATGGAGAAAACTTACAGGTCTTGTGGAAAAGGAAGTTTTAAATCAGGTAAGGTTACAAATGTTAGCAGTTTGGTTGTTGAAAAAAGACTCAAGCCACCATCTGAAATTCCTAATCAACAAATGAAATGTGGCTCCTCAAATATGATAAGCACAAAAGGAGTTCGTTCAGCAAATGTAGCATGCCATGTTTCAAACAATGATGCATCTGTTTTGCCTGCAGGAGGTAAGTCTGGAACATTACCTGCAAAGGATACAATATCTACTTCTCGGATGGTGAATGCAAACACTTCAACACCTGGCAATATGTCCAAACCAAAATCTGAGCTAAGCTTTTCTGTCAAGATTCTTGATTACTGTGCTGATATTCCTTTTGATGAGGCTTTGGGTAAGTATGTCCCACGGGATGAGAAGGATAGGCTAATTTTGAAGTTAATAACTCGAGTGCAAGAATTGCAGAATGAGCTACATGGCTGGAACAACTGGACAAATCAGAAGGTTATGCAGGTTACCAATAGGCTTGGCAAACTACAGGCTGAGTTTAAAACTCTGAGGAAGGAGAAGCAAGATGCTGAACTGttgaaaaaagataagaaaattgtGGAGGAGAATGCTGTGAAGAGGATATCTGAAATGGAGAATGCCATGGAAAATACTAAAAAGCAAATTGAGAGTGCTGCTTCTGCTACTCTTGTGTTAGAGGCAGAAAATTCCTTGTTAAAGAAGGAGTTGGATGCTGCTAAGTTGTGGGTTGTAAAGTCAATGACAAGCCATCAACAAGCACTGGAGAGAGAGCAGATGGCTCTTAAACAGGCCCAGATATTGGAAAGCCAGAACAGTTTGCTTCGAGATGAGCTTGAGAGAGAGAAGcacaaattatttaatctgCAACAGGAGCTACACAAAGAGACAAATCTTCAAGCCAAGGTTGAG GGTAGATTGGCTAAAGAGAGAGCTGCAAAAGAAAAGCTCCTTGCACAGGCTGCATCCATTAAAAAGGAGAGAGAGCAACTTGAACAGCACATGAAATCTGAGGAGGATATGGCTAGAAAGAAGGCAGCTACTGATCTGCAGAAATATGTGGAAGATATTGGAAAGCTAGAGAAGGAGTTGGTTGACTTGAAACTAAAATCTGATTCTGAAAAAATAGCAGCACTTCGTAGGTGTGTTGATGTAAGGAATGATAGTTTCTCAAGAACCAAGAGTGCTCCAAACATGAAGGGAAACAAGAAATCTGATACGTCACAAACATTGGTGAGCTACCAAGACAAATTGGCTGCTGGAAGTTTGAGGCGTGAGCAGGAGTGTGTCATGTGCCTATCAGAGGAGATGTCAGTAGTTTTTCTGCCATGTGCACATCAGGTTGTGTGTCCTGAATGCAATGAGCTCCATGAGAAACAAGGGATGAAGGAATGCCCTTCATGTAGGGCCCCAATCCAACGTAGGATTCATGCTAGATTTGCTCGGCATTAG